The Cottoperca gobio chromosome 22, fCotGob3.1, whole genome shotgun sequence genome contains a region encoding:
- the ldlrap1b gene encoding low density lipoprotein receptor adapter protein 1b isoform X4 → MDALKSAGRAIIRSPSIAKQSWAAGRHKKLPENWTDTRETLLEGMVFQLKYLGVTMVEQPKGEELSAAAVKRIVATAKASGKKLQKVTLTVSPRGIILYDSASKQLIENISIYRISYCTADKMHDKVFAYIVQSQHNETLQCHAFLCTKRKMAQAVTLTVAQAFRVAFEFWQVAKEEKEKRVKSGSDGEGASNSQSDSSASLGSLKGGEVATGKLLDLAEGANVALVHSGTKQTESDPFMELEDGLDEAFSSRSLDSFESYSDSLSLALTPRSWTLG, encoded by the exons AGCTTCCAGAGAACTGGACGGACACGAGGGAGACCCTTCTGGAGGGTATGGTGTTCCAGCTCAAGTACCTGGGGGTCACAATGGTTGAGCAGCCCAAAGGCGAGGAGCTGTCTGCGGCTGCTGTCAAGAGGATAGTGGCCACG GCCAAAGCCAGTGGAAAAAAACTCCAGAAAGTCACATTAACGGTCTCCCCTCGAGGAATCATCCTCTACGACAGTGCCTCCAAGCAGCTGATAGAAAACATCTCCATATACAG AATATCATATTGCACAGCGGACAAGATGCATGACAAAGTGTTTGCCTACATCGTCCAGAGCCAACACAATGAGACGCTGCAGTGTCATGCCTTCCTCTGCACGAAGAGAAAAATG GCCCAGGCGGTAACCCTAACGGTGGCTCAGGCTTTCAGAGTGGCGTTTGAATTCTGGCAGGTGGCCAAGGAAG agaaagagaagcgagTGAAGTCGGGTTCAGACGGAGAAGGAGCCAGCAACTCTCAGTCGGACAGCTCGGCCAGCCTGGGCAGCCTGAAGGGAGGAG AGGTAGCCACAGGAAAACTTCTGGATTTGGCAGAGGGAGCTAATGTGGCGCTGGTCCACTCAGGAACAAAGCAGACTGAATCGGATCCCTTTATG GAGTTGGAGGACGGTCTGGACGAGGCGTTCTCAAG CCGCAGTCTGGATAGCTTTGAATCCTACTCAG ACTCGCTGAGTCTCGCACTAACCCCCAGGTCCTGGACATTGGGGTAA
- the ldlrap1b gene encoding low density lipoprotein receptor adapter protein 1b isoform X1 produces the protein MDALKSAGRAIIRSPSIAKQSWAAGRHKKLPENWTDTRETLLEGMVFQLKYLGVTMVEQPKGEELSAAAVKRIVATAKASGKKLQKVTLTVSPRGIILYDSASKQLIENISIYRISYCTADKMHDKVFAYIVQSQHNETLQCHAFLCTKRKMAQAVTLTVAQAFRVAFEFWQVAKEEKEKRVKSGSDGEGASNSQSDSSASLGSLKGGEVATGKLLDLAEGANVALVHSGTKQTESDPFMVHNHATENNNTVWELEDGLDEAFSRLAESRTNPQVLDIGVNPQDFNTEECLSPGKWDQEDTDFSTQKDTF, from the exons AGCTTCCAGAGAACTGGACGGACACGAGGGAGACCCTTCTGGAGGGTATGGTGTTCCAGCTCAAGTACCTGGGGGTCACAATGGTTGAGCAGCCCAAAGGCGAGGAGCTGTCTGCGGCTGCTGTCAAGAGGATAGTGGCCACG GCCAAAGCCAGTGGAAAAAAACTCCAGAAAGTCACATTAACGGTCTCCCCTCGAGGAATCATCCTCTACGACAGTGCCTCCAAGCAGCTGATAGAAAACATCTCCATATACAG AATATCATATTGCACAGCGGACAAGATGCATGACAAAGTGTTTGCCTACATCGTCCAGAGCCAACACAATGAGACGCTGCAGTGTCATGCCTTCCTCTGCACGAAGAGAAAAATG GCCCAGGCGGTAACCCTAACGGTGGCTCAGGCTTTCAGAGTGGCGTTTGAATTCTGGCAGGTGGCCAAGGAAG agaaagagaagcgagTGAAGTCGGGTTCAGACGGAGAAGGAGCCAGCAACTCTCAGTCGGACAGCTCGGCCAGCCTGGGCAGCCTGAAGGGAGGAG AGGTAGCCACAGGAAAACTTCTGGATTTGGCAGAGGGAGCTAATGTGGCGCTGGTCCACTCAGGAACAAAGCAGACTGAATCGGATCCCTTTATGGTGCATAATCATGCAACAGAGAACAACAATACTGTATGG GAGTTGGAGGACGGTCTGGACGAGGCGTTCTCAAG ACTCGCTGAGTCTCGCACTAACCCCCAGGTCCTGGACATTGGGGTAAACCCTCAGGACTTCAACACTGAAGAGTGCCTGTCCCCAGGAAAATGGGACCAAGAGGACACAGACTTCAGCACACAAAAAGACACTTTCTAA
- the LOC115027434 gene encoding uncharacterized protein LOC115027434 isoform X2, translating to MCRIMYVVKCCLFSCVLLQLCSAQNLNCTITHYADRTFYNVSDGSRVFDVKESNCPFSWANGTDHVLAHQSSRDPDLVMDSNINHLITSKCFQIILFKRHCPSEGTDYTANCITNCTLTSLGTSQETKESPTVGITVAVLLLVGLFFVLLSALCYKCRKRIPGYAACISRRLYTSPVKL from the exons ATGTGTAGAATCATGTACGTCGTTAAGTGCTGCTTATTTTCAT GTGTCCTTCTACAACTTTGCAGTGCACAGAACCTTAACTGCACCATCACCCATTATGCAGACCGAACATTCTACAACGTCTCAGACGGGTCTCGGGTCTTTGATGTCAAGGAATCCAACTGCCCATTCTCGTGGGCCAACGGAACT GACCATGTGTTGGCACATCAAAGCAGTAGAGACCCTGACCTGGTGATGGACTCCAACATCAACCATCTCATCACCTCAAAATGCTTTCAAATCATTTTGTTTAAACGTCACTGCCCTTCTGAG GGGACAGATTACACAGCTAACTGCATAA CCAACTGCACTCTAACTTCTCTCGGAACATCTCAGGAAACAAAAG AGAGTCCTACTGTTGGTATTACTGTTGCTGTCCTGTTGCTGGTCGGGCTCTTCTTCGTCCTCCTTAGTGCCTTGTGCTACAAATGCAGAAAGAGAATTCCAg GATATGCAGCTTGTATCTCACGACGCCTCTACACTTCGCCTGTGAAGTTGTAG
- the ldlrap1b gene encoding low density lipoprotein receptor adapter protein 1b isoform X2 — translation MDALKSAGRAIIRSPSIAKQSWAAGRHKKLPENWTDTRETLLEGMVFQLKYLGVTMVEQPKGEELSAAAVKRIVATAKASGKKLQKVTLTVSPRGIILYDSASKQLIENISIYRISYCTADKMHDKVFAYIVQSQHNETLQCHAFLCTKRKMAQAVTLTVAQAFRVAFEFWQVAKEEKEKRVKSGSDGEGASNSQSDSSASLGSLKGGEVATGKLLDLAEGANVALVHSGTKQTESDPFMELEDGLDEAFSRLAESRTNPQVLDIGVNPQDFNTEECLSPGKWDQEDTDFSTQKDTF, via the exons AGCTTCCAGAGAACTGGACGGACACGAGGGAGACCCTTCTGGAGGGTATGGTGTTCCAGCTCAAGTACCTGGGGGTCACAATGGTTGAGCAGCCCAAAGGCGAGGAGCTGTCTGCGGCTGCTGTCAAGAGGATAGTGGCCACG GCCAAAGCCAGTGGAAAAAAACTCCAGAAAGTCACATTAACGGTCTCCCCTCGAGGAATCATCCTCTACGACAGTGCCTCCAAGCAGCTGATAGAAAACATCTCCATATACAG AATATCATATTGCACAGCGGACAAGATGCATGACAAAGTGTTTGCCTACATCGTCCAGAGCCAACACAATGAGACGCTGCAGTGTCATGCCTTCCTCTGCACGAAGAGAAAAATG GCCCAGGCGGTAACCCTAACGGTGGCTCAGGCTTTCAGAGTGGCGTTTGAATTCTGGCAGGTGGCCAAGGAAG agaaagagaagcgagTGAAGTCGGGTTCAGACGGAGAAGGAGCCAGCAACTCTCAGTCGGACAGCTCGGCCAGCCTGGGCAGCCTGAAGGGAGGAG AGGTAGCCACAGGAAAACTTCTGGATTTGGCAGAGGGAGCTAATGTGGCGCTGGTCCACTCAGGAACAAAGCAGACTGAATCGGATCCCTTTATG GAGTTGGAGGACGGTCTGGACGAGGCGTTCTCAAG ACTCGCTGAGTCTCGCACTAACCCCCAGGTCCTGGACATTGGGGTAAACCCTCAGGACTTCAACACTGAAGAGTGCCTGTCCCCAGGAAAATGGGACCAAGAGGACACAGACTTCAGCACACAAAAAGACACTTTCTAA
- the ldlrap1b gene encoding low density lipoprotein receptor adapter protein 1b isoform X3, whose translation MDALKSAGRAIIRSPSIAKQSWAAGRHKKLPENWTDTRETLLEGMVFQLKYLGVTMVEQPKGEELSAAAVKRIVATAKASGKKLQKVTLTVSPRGIILYDSASKQLIENISIYRISYCTADKMHDKVFAYIVQSQHNETLQCHAFLCTKRKMAQAVTLTVAQAFRVAFEFWQVAKEEKEKRVKSGSDGEGASNSQSDSSASLGSLKGGEVATGKLLDLAEGANVALVHSGTKQTESDPFMVHNHATENNNTVWELEDGLDEAFSSRSLDSFESYSDSLSLALTPRSWTLG comes from the exons AGCTTCCAGAGAACTGGACGGACACGAGGGAGACCCTTCTGGAGGGTATGGTGTTCCAGCTCAAGTACCTGGGGGTCACAATGGTTGAGCAGCCCAAAGGCGAGGAGCTGTCTGCGGCTGCTGTCAAGAGGATAGTGGCCACG GCCAAAGCCAGTGGAAAAAAACTCCAGAAAGTCACATTAACGGTCTCCCCTCGAGGAATCATCCTCTACGACAGTGCCTCCAAGCAGCTGATAGAAAACATCTCCATATACAG AATATCATATTGCACAGCGGACAAGATGCATGACAAAGTGTTTGCCTACATCGTCCAGAGCCAACACAATGAGACGCTGCAGTGTCATGCCTTCCTCTGCACGAAGAGAAAAATG GCCCAGGCGGTAACCCTAACGGTGGCTCAGGCTTTCAGAGTGGCGTTTGAATTCTGGCAGGTGGCCAAGGAAG agaaagagaagcgagTGAAGTCGGGTTCAGACGGAGAAGGAGCCAGCAACTCTCAGTCGGACAGCTCGGCCAGCCTGGGCAGCCTGAAGGGAGGAG AGGTAGCCACAGGAAAACTTCTGGATTTGGCAGAGGGAGCTAATGTGGCGCTGGTCCACTCAGGAACAAAGCAGACTGAATCGGATCCCTTTATGGTGCATAATCATGCAACAGAGAACAACAATACTGTATGG GAGTTGGAGGACGGTCTGGACGAGGCGTTCTCAAG CCGCAGTCTGGATAGCTTTGAATCCTACTCAG ACTCGCTGAGTCTCGCACTAACCCCCAGGTCCTGGACATTGGGGTAA
- the LOC115027434 gene encoding uncharacterized protein LOC115027434 isoform X1, whose product MCRIMYVVKCCLFSCVLLQLCSAQNLNCTITHYADRTFYNVSDGSRVFDVKESNCPFSWANGTDHVLAHQSSRDPDLVMDSNINHLITSKCFQIILFKRHCPSEGTDYTANCITNCTLTSLGTSQETKESPTVGITVAVLLLVGLFFVLLSALCYKCRKRIPGIFKSHHYIKCHEFPSSGKFSNNTLFLLIGYAACISRRLYTSPVKL is encoded by the exons ATGTGTAGAATCATGTACGTCGTTAAGTGCTGCTTATTTTCAT GTGTCCTTCTACAACTTTGCAGTGCACAGAACCTTAACTGCACCATCACCCATTATGCAGACCGAACATTCTACAACGTCTCAGACGGGTCTCGGGTCTTTGATGTCAAGGAATCCAACTGCCCATTCTCGTGGGCCAACGGAACT GACCATGTGTTGGCACATCAAAGCAGTAGAGACCCTGACCTGGTGATGGACTCCAACATCAACCATCTCATCACCTCAAAATGCTTTCAAATCATTTTGTTTAAACGTCACTGCCCTTCTGAG GGGACAGATTACACAGCTAACTGCATAA CCAACTGCACTCTAACTTCTCTCGGAACATCTCAGGAAACAAAAG AGAGTCCTACTGTTGGTATTACTGTTGCTGTCCTGTTGCTGGTCGGGCTCTTCTTCGTCCTCCTTAGTGCCTTGTGCTACAAATGCAGAAAGAGAATTCCAggtatttttaaatcacatcactatataaaatgtcatgaaTTTCCCTCATCTGGCAAGTTTTCCAATAATACTCTATTTTTATTGATAGGATATGCAGCTTGTATCTCACGACGCCTCTACACTTCGCCTGTGAAGTTGTAG
- the ldlrap1b gene encoding low density lipoprotein receptor adapter protein 1b isoform X5, translated as MVFQLKYLGVTMVEQPKGEELSAAAVKRIVATAKASGKKLQKVTLTVSPRGIILYDSASKQLIENISIYRISYCTADKMHDKVFAYIVQSQHNETLQCHAFLCTKRKMAQAVTLTVAQAFRVAFEFWQVAKEEKEKRVKSGSDGEGASNSQSDSSASLGSLKGGEVATGKLLDLAEGANVALVHSGTKQTESDPFMVHNHATENNNTVWELEDGLDEAFSRLAESRTNPQVLDIGVNPQDFNTEECLSPGKWDQEDTDFSTQKDTF; from the exons ATGGTGTTCCAGCTCAAGTACCTGGGGGTCACAATGGTTGAGCAGCCCAAAGGCGAGGAGCTGTCTGCGGCTGCTGTCAAGAGGATAGTGGCCACG GCCAAAGCCAGTGGAAAAAAACTCCAGAAAGTCACATTAACGGTCTCCCCTCGAGGAATCATCCTCTACGACAGTGCCTCCAAGCAGCTGATAGAAAACATCTCCATATACAG AATATCATATTGCACAGCGGACAAGATGCATGACAAAGTGTTTGCCTACATCGTCCAGAGCCAACACAATGAGACGCTGCAGTGTCATGCCTTCCTCTGCACGAAGAGAAAAATG GCCCAGGCGGTAACCCTAACGGTGGCTCAGGCTTTCAGAGTGGCGTTTGAATTCTGGCAGGTGGCCAAGGAAG agaaagagaagcgagTGAAGTCGGGTTCAGACGGAGAAGGAGCCAGCAACTCTCAGTCGGACAGCTCGGCCAGCCTGGGCAGCCTGAAGGGAGGAG AGGTAGCCACAGGAAAACTTCTGGATTTGGCAGAGGGAGCTAATGTGGCGCTGGTCCACTCAGGAACAAAGCAGACTGAATCGGATCCCTTTATGGTGCATAATCATGCAACAGAGAACAACAATACTGTATGG GAGTTGGAGGACGGTCTGGACGAGGCGTTCTCAAG ACTCGCTGAGTCTCGCACTAACCCCCAGGTCCTGGACATTGGGGTAAACCCTCAGGACTTCAACACTGAAGAGTGCCTGTCCCCAGGAAAATGGGACCAAGAGGACACAGACTTCAGCACACAAAAAGACACTTTCTAA